The window CCAGATCATCCTGGGCAACACCTACCACCTGTACCTTCGCCCGGGCGACGACCTGGTGGCCAGGCGAGGCGGGCTGCATGCCTTCATGGGTTGGGACGGCCCCATCCTCACCGATTCCGGCGGGTTCCAGGTGTTCTCGCTTTCATCCCTGCGCAAACTCACACCGGACGGAGTGGAATTCCGCTCCCACCTGGACGGCTCCAAGCACTTCTTCACCCCGGAGAAGGTCCTGGACATCCAGCGCAACCTGGGGTCGGACATCATGATGGTGCTCGACGAGTGCGTTCCCTTCGGTGCCGACCACGCCTACACAGAGAAGTCCTTGGAACTCACCCACGCCTGGGCCGAGCGTTCCAGACTGAACCACCTGCCTGGCCAAAACGGACAGTTGGTCTTCGGCATCGTGCAGGGCGGCTTTTTCACGGATCTGCGTGAACAGTCCGCCGAGGCCATCTGCTCCATGGGGTTTGAAGGCCACGCCATTGGTGGGCTTTCCGTGGGCGAATCCACGGCCGAGATGTACGACCTCATCGCCCACACCGCGCCCCTCCTGCCGGCAGCCAAGCCCCGCTACCTCATGGGCGTTGGCAAGCCCCTGGACATCCTCACGGGCATCGAAAACGGCATCGACATGTTCGACTGCGTGCTGCCCACCAGAAACGCCCGCAACGGAACCCTGTATACGTCCCAGGGCCAGGTGAACATCAAGCGCGCCGAGTACAAGGAGGACGATTCCCCGCTGGACCCGGAGTGCTCATGCTACACCTGCCGTACCTTTTCCAAGGCCTATCTGCGACACCTCTACATAGCCCAGGAACTGCTCTCCTACCGGCTAAACACCATACATAACGTGCATTTCTTCCTGCAGCTGGCCACCGGCGCGCGCCAAGCCATTGCTGAAGGAAACTTCGCGGGCTACAAGGCCCGTTACCGCAAGGCATACGCTGGAAGTACGGAGGCGTAGTCATGAAGCCGAATTTCAAAACAGCATTGCACGTTGTCGAGCATCTCCTGCTGGCCGCAGCCGTGGTCGGGCTCGGCATCCTCCTCACGGCCGGGCACTGGCTCCAGAACAGCGACTCTCCGGCCACATCGGACGCCATGGTAGTCCTGTGCGGCGATTT of the Desulfovibrio sp. genome contains:
- the tgt gene encoding tRNA guanosine(34) transglycosylase Tgt, which translates into the protein MHEAHCQGASASTSQNSAAPGTFTLKTSDGSARLGELHTAHGIVHTPAFMPVGTLGTVKSLCPRDLKEASAQIILGNTYHLYLRPGDDLVARRGGLHAFMGWDGPILTDSGGFQVFSLSSLRKLTPDGVEFRSHLDGSKHFFTPEKVLDIQRNLGSDIMMVLDECVPFGADHAYTEKSLELTHAWAERSRLNHLPGQNGQLVFGIVQGGFFTDLREQSAEAICSMGFEGHAIGGLSVGESTAEMYDLIAHTAPLLPAAKPRYLMGVGKPLDILTGIENGIDMFDCVLPTRNARNGTLYTSQGQVNIKRAEYKEDDSPLDPECSCYTCRTFSKAYLRHLYIAQELLSYRLNTIHNVHFFLQLATGARQAIAEGNFAGYKARYRKAYAGSTEA